The Paenibacillus dendritiformis region TTCCGCGCAATGGAAGAAGCCGACTGGGCGGCCGACATGCAGTTCATCGTCATCTGCGGGCGGAACGAGCGGCTGCAGCGCCACCTCGAGGAGTGGGCGGCCTCGTCCTCGCTTCACATCCGGGTCGAAGGCTACGTGCAGCCGGTCCACGAATATATGGCGATGTCCGATCTGCTGATTACGAAGCCAGGCGGAGTGACGACGACCGAGGCGGTCGTTCAGCGGCTGCCGCTGCTCGTCTACAAGCCGCTGCCGGGCCAAGAGCAGGACAACATCCGCTATCTGGTCCGCAAGGGACTGGCCTGCCAAGCCGAGGACCCGGAGGATCTCGTGTCCCAGCTCTCGTCCTTCGCTTCCCGGCCTGAAGCGCTGCAATGGATGAGCGTCCGCGCCCAGGCGGAACGCCAGCATACGCAAGCCCGCGTGCTGGAAGCGATTTTGCAGGTGGAGCGGCACCCGATTGTGCCGCGCAAGACGGCAAGACTTCGTTTCCGCCGCAATTACGTCTAATCTGCTAAATAAAAAACGGCCGTCAGGGTGCTCGCCCTGGCGGTTTTTTGCATGGGTTGAGGCGGTTCAGAGCGGGCTAGTTGGGAGGAGTGTGGAGGCGTTGGGACTAGTTTGGACTAGCTACTTCTGGTGTCTGATACGGTCTGCTGGTGTTCGTTGGTGTGGCGGATGTCTGCTCGTGCTTGCTGGTGTTCCCTGGAGTCTGCAGTACGCTGGGTATACACTGGTATGCGCATGTGCCTGCTTCCTCCCATATCCTGGCTTGCGATGCGTGCTATTCGTGTTTTCTCGCCAAAAATACTGCAAAATTACAGTTTTCTCATAGGAGCCCTTCTGGATGCGAGGGAATCCTGCAAATGTGCAGCAATTTCGCACCAAAGTCGCTTGACTAGCGTTTATCGGGGCAAATTGATGTAATTTTGCAGGATTTTTCCTAAATTCACCCTATACGCACCAAAAATGATGTAAAATAGCAGGAATTTTATAATCGAAAGAGAGCCGCCAGGGCTCCCTTTTATAAACTTGCCTCACTTCGTACCGCCTCGTATCTGGCGGACAAGCCGGTTCACCGTCTCGTCCGGAACGTCGCCCTTCCCGTATCGGGCTTCGGTGTAGGCATCGCCCAGCTCGCTCTCGACGGAACCGGTGTAGGCGTCAACCAACTCGATCTCAACGGCTCCTCTGTACCCGTCGCCCAGTTCGCTCTCGCCGCCTTGACCGCCCCTCGCTCCCCGCTCCTCCCATTGCCGAAGATGCTCCATCGTCTCCTTCGGCGTGCGGCCCGGGTCAGGCTTATACCCTTGCCCGATTGCCTGGCGTAGCCGCTCCCGGTACAGGAAGCGGACACGCTCGCGATTCGTCTTCAGGTCGTCATAGCGCTCCCGGCGCCAGCGGCGCGTGGTCTGCGCCCACGGCTTCATGACGCGGCGGCGAAGCTTCTCCCATTCGAACGTGGAGGATTGTTCGTCGACATAGTCGGCCGGCTCCGGCTCTGCTTCCCGCTTGCGCAAAAATCGCAGCAGCGCATCCCAGGCCTGCGGGAACAGCTTCTTCATCAGGAAGCGCAGCAGGAACCACGTTCCGACCATCGCACCGACAGCCAAAGCGACCCAGAAGACGACGGTAATGACACGCTCCAGCAGCTTCCAGAACAAACTCGGCTCGGCGTTCGCATCGGCCCCGAATAGAGGCATCTGCGGTGCGGCCTGCGGCGGCGGTGGCTCGTCCATGACGACCTGCTCGCTCCCTGAGAAGATCCATCCGAGTAGCATGCGCGTCCACTCCATCAGTGTGTCCATCGCCGTCCCGAAGGTGAAGGCGACGATAAGCACCAGCGCAAGGAAGAACAGAATGACATAGGACGCATTGAGGCGCATCACCTGAGCCGGAACGGAGCCGCGGGCCTCTGCGCTGTAATTCGCCTTGTTCAGCTGCCCCCAGTTCATCTGCCACAGCGTGCCGAAGACGAACAGCACCCCGACGGCGGCCAGATGCGGCTGCAGCGCACGCAGCTCCGGGCGGAAAAAGGAGAGCGCAAATACAAGAAAATACATGCCGAGCGCCGCCCAGTTCCAATGCACGGTATCTCCGAACGCTGACCGGCTCGCCACAGCCGACGTCCCTCTTGCAAATACGAGAAAGCCGACTGCATACACCGCTATCATCGACAGCCGAAGCGGTACTACGGCCGCCAGCGCGGCGCTGCCGGCCACGAATAACAGCAGCAGCCAGAGGCGAAGCCGCTTGAAGCGCGCCGCAGACTGGAGCGCCGTCCCCGCGGCCGCGCAGGCCGGCCATAGTCCGTACCACAGATGAGATCCGGCCTCTTCGGGCGCCGCATACACGCTGATCAGCAGCAGGACCGGGAACAGGATGAGATAATCGAGCAGCGCCCGCAGCAGCGAAATCCCGAAGTCTCGCCCCCGATTCCAATACCAACCGCGGCTGTCTTCCCGGTTGAAGTCCCGCTTTCGTTCCCGATTGCCTTCGCGGTTCAATTCCCGGCTGTTTTCACGGTTCAGTTCCCCGCTCTGATTCCGGCTTCGTTCCAAATCCTTTTCCCGGCTATTGAGCATGTCGCACCTCCTCTTCCTGCGGCTTCATAGCGGGCTTCGGCAGCACGAGCCATTCCACGGCGCTGCCCCGCATGCGCATCCGGTTCGCAATCGCCTCGGCCTGACGGGAAGGCGGAAGCGGCGTCACGATAATATAGTCGGTATCCCCTGCCGGCTCCCATTGCGCGAGGAAGGTGGCGAACGTCATCGTCAGTTCCAGCTCCAGCTTCGCCATCCATTCGAACAGCTGGTGCAAATGCACCGTTCCCGCTCCGGGCGGAAAGGTCAGCGCGGTCCCTCTAGTATGGCCGGGCAAGTTTCCGTTGCAGCTGACGCCCGTCTCCATCCCCTGCTTCACCGTCGCATGAGCGATGGAAGCCGCATAAGACAGCGCCTTCTCGACCTGCTCCGGAATCGTCACCTTCGACCACATCCCGTCCGATGTCTCGAAGTTGACCAGAATCATCAGCTTGCGGTCGGCCGTATAATCGAACTTGTGTACTTGAAGACTGTTGGTGCGGGCCGTCGCCTTCCAATGCACCAATTTGAGCGTATCGCCCGGGCGGTACGGCCGGACGCCAGATTTCCAGAACGGATCCTCCAATATCCAGCGGCGTACAGGGATGTCCCCAATCCAGCTCTTCGTCGACAGCGGAAGCTGATCCAGAGGGATGAGGGCCGGGTACACGGTCAGCTCCAGCCCCAGCGGAATCCGGCGCACCGAATCGAACACGCCGAACGGATCGCCCGCCGTCATCGTGACACTGTCCAGCCGGTAGATCCCCCGCTTCACACATGTAATCTGATGACGCCGAATCACGCGTGTATACGGTTTCAATGCAAATAAGCTTCGATGGTTCTGGGAGAGCTCCCCGACGTCCATCTCCAGATTATGCTGCTTCCCGAAGCGAAGGGCGCTCGGAATCATCGACTCGAGCCGGACCCAAGGTAGCGGCAGCAGCTTGTCGTTGCCGATCGTTTCCGTCATCTCCACCGTCTCGCCGGCGAACAGCTTCTGCTTCGAAAATGTGCGGGTATAGGAGACCCGCCGCAGCGCCCAGCGTCTATACAGCATGCCCTGCGCAGCCAGCGCAAGGCCGAGGAACACAATCAACCAATGCAGCGGCATAGGCGTCACTCCGCCGCACGGGCTTCTGCCGGAACCGGCACCTGACTTACGATCTGGGCCAGGACGGATTCGGCTTGATCGTCCCGCGATCCGGCCGCATGGTGAAGGAGCAGGCGATGCGCCAGCACCGGAGCGGCCATCGCCTTCACATCATCCGGCGATACGTAATCCCGCCCGCGGATGACGGCAAAGGCCTGCACAGCGCGAAGCAGCGCCTGACTGGCCCGCGGACTGGCGCCCAGCGCGATGTCCGGGTGGCTGCGCGTCCGCTCGACAATGCCGAGCACATATTCGAGGATGGCATCGTCCACATGGACCCGGGTATATCCGGCGCGGGCCGCCTTGATATCCTCCCGCGTCGCCACCGGGGCAAGCTCCTGTATCGGATCCTCGGTGCGGAAGCGGGAGAGAATGCGCAGTCCTTCCTCGAACGTCGGATAGCCAAGCTTCAGCTTCAGCATGAAGCGGTCCAACTGGGCCTCAGGCAGCGGGAACGTGCCGAAATTGTCGAGCGGGTTCTGCGTCGCCAGCACGATGAACGGCTCTTCGAGCTGCATCGTGACGCCGTCGATGCTGACCTGACGCTCTTCCATGCATTCCAGCAGGCTGGACTGGGTGCGCGGCGTCGCCCGGTTAATCTCGTCAGCGAGCAGCAGGTTCGTGAAGACCGGACCCGGCCGGAACTCGAATTCGCCCCGCTTCTGGTTGTACACATTCATGCCGCTCAGATCGGTAGGCAGCAGATCTGGCGTGAATTGAATGCGCTTGAAGGTGCCGTCGATCGACTTGGCGATGGATTTGGCGAGCAGCGTCTTGCCTGTGCCCGGCACGTCCTCCAGCAGCACGTGGCCGCCAGTGAACAGGGCGACGAAGATGCGGTCCAGCGTATCGTCCTTGCCGACGATAACCTGCTGCACATTGCGCTTAATAGCTTGGGCAAGCGTATGAATACGGGATAAGTCCATAGATCGAAGCACCTCGTTTCCGTCGTGGTTACTGCTTCTATGTTACCCTTTTTTGGGAGACTCGGCTACGGTTAACCCTGAACAGGAGCGGCAAGGGCAAGCGAAAAGGGGATCTGAGGTTAAGGGAAATGGAAAGGGAGAAAGAGAAGGAATGGATCTGGCCATCCGTCGTTCAGTGGAGAGAATAGGCCAAGAGGAACGCAGCCTCCCGGCCGCGTTCCCCCGACTTATGTCGTCACATCGACATGCTCGATATTGCGGATAGTGAAGTAAGCGATCAATCCGCCAATGACCGCCAAAGTCAGAGGGATGAAGATAATCGACCCCAGCGAGAACCCGTTGGTGCTGGAGGTGATAATCGCCATCATCAGAATCGAAGAGACGATGGTCGCCGAGACCGAATGCTTCCGCATCCCGAAGAATAGCGGGATCAGTCCCATGCCGCTGGCGGCGATCGCATTGATGAAGGCCTTCAAGCCTTGGGAGGCGAGCGCCGATAACGGCAGGCCCCCGGGTACCAGATCGAGCCACCGGTTCAGGAGATAATAGCCGCTTGTCACGAACAGGGTAGACAGGATGATGGCGCAGAACGTGAAGACGACAACAATCGCCAGCTTGGCCGCGATAAGCTTCTTACGGTTGATCGGGTACATGAACAGCACCGTAATCGACTTGCTCCGGAATTCCTCGATGACGAAGCGCGAGAGCAGCACCGCCGCGAACACAATGAAGGTGCCGCGCACGATCGTGACGCCGAAGTCGAACGCCTCGAGCAGGCTGGTAAAGGCAGGAGTGCCCTCATCCACCTTCTGCACGAAGCTGACGAACAGCATGAAGAGGAGAATGATGGCGCTGGCGATGACGGCTCCGCGGATGTAGCCGCCGATCTTATATTTTTTCATTTCCAGCCTCATCAAGTTACGCATGGATGCCGCCTCCGTTCAATAAATTGAGGAAGTAGTCTTCCAGGGAGTGGTTTTTCTTATGAATCGACTCGATAATGACATCGTTCATGATCAGCGTCTTCGCAATCTCGTTCTGCGGCAGATCCGTGTCATATACCCGTATGACCTGCTCGTTCATCAACCGCAGGTTCGTGAGGTTCATCTTGTTCTCCAGCACGAACACCGCATGCTGGCTGTTCGCCGTGACGATCTCGATATAGGCGGCGTTCTGCTCCCTCACTTCCGCCATCCCCACCTCGGCGAGCAGCTTGCCATGATTGATGACGCCGATCGTATCGGCCATCTGCTCGATCTCCCCCAGCATATGGCTTGAAATGAGCAGTGTAATCCCGTATTCGCGGGACAGCATCCGGAACAGATCCCGCAGCTCCTTGATGCCGATCGGATCGAGTCCGTTAATCGGCTCGTCGAGCAGGAGCAGCTCCGGCTTCGTCGTGATGGCGCGGGCAATGCCAAGCCGCTGCTTCATCCCCAGGGAGAAGTCCTTGACCATTTTCTTGTCGATGCCGCGCAGATTGACCAGCTCCAGCGCCTCGTCAATCGCCTTTTTATCATGATATCCCATATATTCGCAGTGCAAATCCAGATTCTCGCGCGCCGTGAGCTTATCGTAGAAGATCGGATATTCGATAATCGATCCCATCCGTCCGAGCAGCTCATAGGACGTGTCCGTCAGCTTCTGCCCGAGAATTTCGATCTCGCCGCTGGTCGGCTTGACCAGATTCGTCATCATTTTCATCAAGGTCGTCTTGCCGGCGCCGTTCGGCCCGAGAAATCCGTAGATTTCCCCCCGCCGGATATTCATGCTGACTTCCGACACGACTTCATTGCCTTGATAGCTTTTCGTGACCCGATAGGTTCGCAATGCATAGGTCATCGCAATAACTCCCTTCGCTCATGTGCCTTATGCTTCCATCGTATAATCTGAAATTCTCTTTTTTCTTTCCTGATTCTTACGAGTTTCTTAAGAACGGCACATAGCCCGCAGACAGCCGTTCCGGTCTGTCCGCAGGCGAAGATCAATAGGTGAGAGCGCGCAGCCGAATCGTGAAGACGGTCTTCTCATACGGCTTGCTGTCCAGATGAATGGTGCCGCCCATATGCTCCACGAGCCGCTTCGTAATCGTCAGGCCGAGCCCGCTGCCTTCGAATGATTTGTTCCGTGAATCCTCCATCGTATACATCCGTTCAAATACCCGATCGCGATGCAGCTCCTGAATGCCTTTGCCTCTGTCCCACACATCGATCAAAATGAAGCCTTCCTCCTCGCGGGTCCGGATGCCGATCGCCTGGCCGTCGCCGCCATGATGGATGGCGTTCGAGATAAGATTGTTCAGAATGCGTTCCAGGGCCTCTTCGTTCGCGTGCGCATACATCGGTGTCTCCGGGATTCCGATATCCACCTCGAAGCCTCGCGAAGTCAGCGTATCATAGAACTGAAGCATGCTCTTCCGGCATGCCTCATTGATATCCAGCCGGGTCAGCGGCAGCTCCTTGTCTCCCGACTCCAGCTTCGCCAGATCGAAGAAGGTGCGGATCAGCTTCAGCACATCGTGCAGCTTCTCATTCACACGTTCCAATAAGCGCTGCCGCTCTTCCGCAGGCATATCGGGATCCAGGCTTAGCGTCTCGATATACCCAAGGATGACGGTCAGGGGCGTCTTCAGATCATGGGAAATGTTCGACAGCATGCGGCGAATCGACTGCTCCGTGCGGTTGTATTGGGCCGTTACTTTCTGATTCTCGCTCAAGAGGCGGTTGATCTCAATCAGGATCGGCCGCAGCTCGGGATCGCTCGTGACGACCAGCAGCTTCTCGCGTGTCGGCTCGGTCAATATGAGATGCAGCTTCGAATGGATATAAGCGAGCTTGGCGCTTCGAACCCGCCGCGCCCGCCACTGCAGCAAGAGGAGAAGGAGCAGAATGGCAATCAGTGCGCCGTATACGAGATGGATGATCATCTTACTTCCCTTCCCACTTGTAACCGATGCCCCATAGGGTCGTAATATAGACGGGATGGGAAGGATCGTCTTCGATCTTCTCCCGCAATCGGCGGATATGGACATTAATGACATTCTCGTCGCCCAAATAGTCGTCACCCCAGACGAAGCCGTAGATCTGGGCCTTCGTAAATACCCGGTTCGGATTCGTCATGAACAGCTTCAGCAGCTCGAACTCGGTCGAGGTCAGCTTAATCTCCCGATCCTGCTTGGTGGCGCGGTAGCCGTCTACATACAGGCTGAGCGGGCCATAAGTGATAACGCGCTCCTCAGGTTCGGCCGGCCGCGCATATTCGGTGGCGCGCCGGATAGACGCCTTCACCCGGGCCGACAGCTCGATCAAGGAGAACGGCTTCGCCACATAATCATCTGCGCCGAAGCCAAGCCCCAACGCTTTGTCCACGTCGCCGTCCTTCGCCGACATGATCAGGATCGGAACCGAGCTTCGCTCCCGTATCCGCTTGATCACTTCGAAGCCGTCGAGCTTCGGCATCATCAGATCCACGATGACAACATCATAGGAACGCTGGCCGAAGAGGGTCAGGCCCTCTTCCCCATTGCCCGCCGCCGTGACGGCGAACCCTTCCTTCGTCAAATGATTGCCCACCATCTCCACGATGCCGGGATCGTCTTCAATCAGCAAAATATGCTGCTTCATCATCTCTCCTCACACCTTCACTGTTGTGTTGCGTTACGGCTTGCGTTGCGGCGTGGCTGCCGGATGCCCTGGATTACCGTTCTGCCAAGCCGCCGTCCCAGGCAGGCAGACCATGCAATACTGCTTCAAGCCGCTGTTCCGCAGCCGGATCGTATCCACGACCGTGAAGCCGTAATGCTCATACAGCCCGACATTGCGCGGATTTTGCGTCTCCAGGGTACAGGCGATTCCCTGTTCGCGGCATTCAGCCAGCAGCGGGGACATCATCTTCCGCACCCAGCCCTGGCCCCGGTATTGCGGCTGTACCACGAGCATATCGAGATGCAGATAAGGCTGGTCGCCCAATGAGGCCAGCCAGGCCGAGCTCATGCTGCGCAGGCCCGACAAGCCGCGCAGGAAGCGGGCGGGACTGATGTAACGGCACATGCGCAGCGACTTCGCGACGGCCCGGGCAACGCCCCATGCGTAGCTCGCGCGGGAAGCCCAGGACGCCCCCATCCGCTCCGAGCGGAAGATGAGCGCGACGGCCTCCATGTTCTCGGATGTCGCATATAAGCCGCCGTAATCATACAGCAATTCGATATAATTGCAGAAAAACAGCTTCAACACTTCCACGCGGGTGGACGGATCGGGCAGCAAATGCACATACAATCCGTCTTCCTTGAAGCCTTCGGCCATGACCGCGGCCGCGGCTTCCATATGCTTGCGTTCCAAGAGCAACAGCTTGGTACTACAAATAGTTCCACCCCGAATCTTCGAATATGGCTCCTCCGCCGGCTTGCGGCGCCGGAGCTTCTCCTGTCATCGTACTGCGCCGGGGGAGCCGCGTCAATTGTTGCCGGTGCGGCTCGAACGGATTCGCCCAACCCCGAGACGGCGACGGTCCGTGTTCCGGAACAAGCAACAAGCCGCCAGGATTCCCTGACGGCCGCTTACAGTCCGATCTGGACAAACAAAATTGTGGG contains the following coding sequences:
- a CDS encoding DUF4129 domain-containing protein; this encodes MLNSREKDLERSRNQSGELNRENSRELNREGNRERKRDFNREDSRGWYWNRGRDFGISLLRALLDYLILFPVLLLISVYAAPEEAGSHLWYGLWPACAAAGTALQSAARFKRLRLWLLLLFVAGSAALAAVVPLRLSMIAVYAVGFLVFARGTSAVASRSAFGDTVHWNWAALGMYFLVFALSFFRPELRALQPHLAAVGVLFVFGTLWQMNWGQLNKANYSAEARGSVPAQVMRLNASYVILFFLALVLIVAFTFGTAMDTLMEWTRMLLGWIFSGSEQVVMDEPPPPQAAPQMPLFGADANAEPSLFWKLLERVITVVFWVALAVGAMVGTWFLLRFLMKKLFPQAWDALLRFLRKREAEPEPADYVDEQSSTFEWEKLRRRVMKPWAQTTRRWRRERYDDLKTNRERVRFLYRERLRQAIGQGYKPDPGRTPKETMEHLRQWEERGARGGQGGESELGDGYRGAVEIELVDAYTGSVESELGDAYTEARYGKGDVPDETVNRLVRQIRGGTK
- a CDS encoding DUF58 domain-containing protein gives rise to the protein MPLHWLIVFLGLALAAQGMLYRRWALRRVSYTRTFSKQKLFAGETVEMTETIGNDKLLPLPWVRLESMIPSALRFGKQHNLEMDVGELSQNHRSLFALKPYTRVIRRHQITCVKRGIYRLDSVTMTAGDPFGVFDSVRRIPLGLELTVYPALIPLDQLPLSTKSWIGDIPVRRWILEDPFWKSGVRPYRPGDTLKLVHWKATARTNSLQVHKFDYTADRKLMILVNFETSDGMWSKVTIPEQVEKALSYAASIAHATVKQGMETGVSCNGNLPGHTRGTALTFPPGAGTVHLHQLFEWMAKLELELTMTFATFLAQWEPAGDTDYIIVTPLPPSRQAEAIANRMRMRGSAVEWLVLPKPAMKPQEEEVRHAQ
- a CDS encoding AAA family ATPase, giving the protein MDLSRIHTLAQAIKRNVQQVIVGKDDTLDRIFVALFTGGHVLLEDVPGTGKTLLAKSIAKSIDGTFKRIQFTPDLLPTDLSGMNVYNQKRGEFEFRPGPVFTNLLLADEINRATPRTQSSLLECMEERQVSIDGVTMQLEEPFIVLATQNPLDNFGTFPLPEAQLDRFMLKLKLGYPTFEEGLRILSRFRTEDPIQELAPVATREDIKAARAGYTRVHVDDAILEYVLGIVERTRSHPDIALGASPRASQALLRAVQAFAVIRGRDYVSPDDVKAMAAPVLAHRLLLHHAAGSRDDQAESVLAQIVSQVPVPAEARAAE
- a CDS encoding ABC transporter permease, yielding MRNLMRLEMKKYKIGGYIRGAVIASAIILLFMLFVSFVQKVDEGTPAFTSLLEAFDFGVTIVRGTFIVFAAVLLSRFVIEEFRSKSITVLFMYPINRKKLIAAKLAIVVVFTFCAIILSTLFVTSGYYLLNRWLDLVPGGLPLSALASQGLKAFINAIAASGMGLIPLFFGMRKHSVSATIVSSILMMAIITSSTNGFSLGSIIFIPLTLAVIGGLIAYFTIRNIEHVDVTT
- a CDS encoding ABC transporter ATP-binding protein — translated: MTYALRTYRVTKSYQGNEVVSEVSMNIRRGEIYGFLGPNGAGKTTLMKMMTNLVKPTSGEIEILGQKLTDTSYELLGRMGSIIEYPIFYDKLTARENLDLHCEYMGYHDKKAIDEALELVNLRGIDKKMVKDFSLGMKQRLGIARAITTKPELLLLDEPINGLDPIGIKELRDLFRMLSREYGITLLISSHMLGEIEQMADTIGVINHGKLLAEVGMAEVREQNAAYIEIVTANSQHAVFVLENKMNLTNLRLMNEQVIRVYDTDLPQNEIAKTLIMNDVIIESIHKKNHSLEDYFLNLLNGGGIHA
- a CDS encoding sensor histidine kinase; its protein translation is MIIHLVYGALIAILLLLLLLQWRARRVRSAKLAYIHSKLHLILTEPTREKLLVVTSDPELRPILIEINRLLSENQKVTAQYNRTEQSIRRMLSNISHDLKTPLTVILGYIETLSLDPDMPAEERQRLLERVNEKLHDVLKLIRTFFDLAKLESGDKELPLTRLDINEACRKSMLQFYDTLTSRGFEVDIGIPETPMYAHANEEALERILNNLISNAIHHGGDGQAIGIRTREEEGFILIDVWDRGKGIQELHRDRVFERMYTMEDSRNKSFEGSGLGLTITKRLVEHMGGTIHLDSKPYEKTVFTIRLRALTY
- a CDS encoding response regulator transcription factor — its product is MKQHILLIEDDPGIVEMVGNHLTKEGFAVTAAGNGEEGLTLFGQRSYDVVIVDLMMPKLDGFEVIKRIRERSSVPILIMSAKDGDVDKALGLGFGADDYVAKPFSLIELSARVKASIRRATEYARPAEPEERVITYGPLSLYVDGYRATKQDREIKLTSTEFELLKLFMTNPNRVFTKAQIYGFVWGDDYLGDENVINVHIRRLREKIEDDPSHPVYITTLWGIGYKWEGK
- a CDS encoding GNAT family N-acetyltransferase, with protein sequence MERKHMEAAAAVMAEGFKEDGLYVHLLPDPSTRVEVLKLFFCNYIELLYDYGGLYATSENMEAVALIFRSERMGASWASRASYAWGVARAVAKSLRMCRYISPARFLRGLSGLRSMSSAWLASLGDQPYLHLDMLVVQPQYRGQGWVRKMMSPLLAECREQGIACTLETQNPRNVGLYEHYGFTVVDTIRLRNSGLKQYCMVCLPGTAAWQNGNPGHPAATPQRKP